A section of the Apostichopus japonicus isolate 1M-3 chromosome 1, ASM3797524v1, whole genome shotgun sequence genome encodes:
- the LOC139970242 gene encoding adenosine receptor A1-like translates to MATIPPTENDIISDYGNSSAPYDAGNFITVLSVSVQILLIIVIFCGNFLVTALVCKFERLHTPSNFFVANMAIGDIIVSLGMMPGVVITFNPYLLANRYFCLLLWCTQLLGSSISCLSLLSLTVDRYLKITRPLRFVTLVTMRRVGIVIASIWAYTFTMTIILPFAGVTQQFQLCFDFTSVFNLIHIQVYLVTCGLITFVIMFICYAVIFKVVLEKSKDMKSTEIAMANAKRRNKEESTSTAEGKGSKNRRPSMIKPWVRRQIKSLKTLVIVIGLTAVAWIPIDVVLFKEIYNPDYRATLTLRTILSWFTYFNSAANPFIYAFRSPEFRVSIRQAVRLFWQADENRGKSTKQPTVDIL, encoded by the coding sequence ATGGCGACAATACCACCGACCGAAAATGATATTATTTCTGACTATGGTAATTCTTCAGCTCCGTACGATGCTGGTAACTTCATCACCGTGTTGTCAGTCTCGGTACAAATCCTTCTCATTATCGTCATATTCTGCGGTAACTTCCTCGTCACCGCTCTGGTCTGCAAATTCGAGAGATTACACACGCCCTCTAATTTCTTCGTGGCGAATATGGCCATCGGTGATATCATTGTGTCGCTTGGCATGATGCCAGGCGTTGTCATAACCTTTAACCCCTATCTCTTGGCTAACAGATATTTCTGTTTGTTATTGTGGTGCACGCAATTGTTAGGATCCTCAATCAGTTGTTTATCCCTGCTGTCCCTTACGGTGGATCGGTATCTCAAGATTACGCGACCGCTGCGCTTTGTCACCCTGGTAACGATGCGTCGCGTCGGCATCGTCATCGCCTCCATTTGGGCCTACACGTTTACGATGACCATAATCTTACCGTTCGCTGGTGTCACGCAGCAATTCCAGTTGTGCTTTGATTTTACGTCAGTCTTTAACCTCATACATATTCAGGTATACCTGGTCACTTGCGGACTGATTACTTTCGTCATCATGTTCATTTGCTACGCCGTTATTTTCAAAGTCGTGTTGGAAAAGTCAAAAGACATGAAGAGCACAGAGATTGCAATGGCTAATGCTAAGCGCAGGAATAAAGAAGAGAGCACAAGCACAGCCGAAGGAAAGGGTTCAAAGAACCGAAGACCGTCCATGATAAAACCGTGGGTCAGACGGCAGATCAAATCACTCAAAACTCTCGTCATTGTGATTGGTCTGACAGCGGTTGCTTGGATACCAATCGACGTCGTGCTTTTCAAGGAAATCTACAACCCAGATTACCGCGCGACACTCACCTTACGGACGATTCTGAGTTGGTTTACATATTTCAATAGCGCCGCCAATCCATTTATCTACGCTTTCCGCAGCCCGGAGTTCCGCGTCTCCATTCGACAAGCTGTTAGGCTGTTTTGGCAGGCTGACGAAAACCGCGGTAAAAGTACCAAACAACCAACTGTCGATATATTGTAA